The Pirellulales bacterium genome includes the window CTACACAGGCCATCCAGGCGACGGATACACCATTCCCGGCCTGGTTGCGCCGCACATGGAAGCCGCCATTGCCGGCGTCGCCGAAGTCAGCGACAGTGAAGGTCCGTATCAGCCGCCGCTCCGGCTCGAGAGCGAATCTTCCGGCCAGATCCAAGCCGTCGAGCCTAACGCCGTACAAACTCTGCCGCCAAAATACAACGGCCCGCCGCCGATGCCGGTCATGTATGCCGCCCCGTGGCAGCCACCTGGAATTGGTGGTTCGTGGCCAGAAGACGAATACATCTTCGACGGCGGCGATCACAACGGCGGCGTCCAAGTACGCGACGACTGGTCGCTCGTCGGCCTCGATGAAGAAGACACGATCATCCATTACGATACGCTTGACGGCCGCACCGTCGTCAAGCCGTCGAATCGTGTCTGCATCTATGCCCCACGCTTTGCCGCGGTACGCCAAGTGACGCTTCCCTACGGCGATAATCAATTTGTTCGCGCCGGCGGCGTAGACGCTCCGATCGGCCCTGAGCGAGAAGATATTCTGCAGCCGGTTAGCACCACGCTGCAGCCCGTGCAGCCGGTGGCTGAAGTTGGCGATCGCTCAACGGTCACCTTCCTTGAAAAGCAGCCGCCAATCGGCCTCATCGCGAATTTGGTCGTCCGCGCAACCGTCGATCGGCTCAAGCCCTATGAAGATTTCGATCTAATCCGTTTTGGAAAGATCGAAGAAGGCGAAAAGCCGTTCATTGCACAAGCCGTACAGGCTGCGATAACTTGGACGCTCGACCAAGGCGTGCAAGTCGCGGTCGATGGCAAGAGAGCTAACATCTTTCAAGGAGACCGCCGCGCACAAGCAACGTACTTTGTCCAGCCTGGCAAGCCGTGCCTACGGATTTGCAAGATCGCCTCGACGCACAGTGCGTTGCCCGGCGAAATCGTCGAATTTACGATCCGCTTCGACAATGTCGGTGAGCAAACGATTGGCAACGTCACGCTCGTGGACGATCTCACCGCGCGCCTGGAATACCTCGAAAGCTCCGCGCAGGCGAGCGTCGACGCCGAATTCTTCACCGATCCGAACCCGCAAGGTTCACTGGTGCTCCGCTGGGAAATCAAACAGCCGATGAAAGCTGGCGAAGGCGGAATTGCCCGATTCAAGTGCCGTGTGCGATAAACCACGCATTCGGCTGCGTGACGAACCCGCACAAACTTTGAATCATCGCGCTGCCCCCCTGCCCTGCCCCGTTTGAATCGCTTGCCAATTTCTGCCTGAATTCCTGCTGTCGCCCGTTCTTTTCTGGCGCTCTCCATCTTTGCCATTCATCAACCCTTGCGGCCCGCGCGACGGTTTCCAACCCGGAGCACATTCCATGCGCTCCGCACGGGTTGGAGACCGGCTGCCGGCAATGCTATCATTCAAGCTCCGCCGACGGCAACAACCATCAAATCCCTTCCGATGGTTGCCGCAAGTGGTGGCAGGCAAACCCGTGGCCAAAGGCTGGCACTGCCGACTTGTGGTTCGTACGATTCGCCATGACGCCGACGACAGGAGTTGCAGTCTGGGAGTAGCGGCTTCCGACGGCTGACACTGTGGCGAACTCCGTCGATTCCTGGTCGGTGGCGAAAACTTCAATCGAGCCGCCACAGAATTGCCGCTTCCTCCCAGTCCGTCAAGCTGTTTTTTTATGGGAAAATAGTCGCCTGGTCCAATGCTTCAGCAACTGCCGTCGCCGCAACAACTTCCGCGTTTGCTAGCAGTGCCAGCACGAGCAAAATAATTCGCCGTGCTAGCATCGAAATTAAACGCATGTTCAGTTAGTCATCACCATGAATGCCGCCACCGTCAGCGAACTTGACCGGTACGATTACGACTTGCCAAAACATCTCGTGGCGCAAGCGCCGCTGCCTTCGCGCAGCGATGCGCGGCTGATGGTCGTGAACCGAAAACATGGCCGAATTTCTCACCATCACATTCGCGATCTGCCGGATTTGCTGCAATCGGGAGACTCCTTAGTGGTGAACGACACGCGCGTGCTGCCGGCGCGGCTGGTGGGCTATCGACAGAGCACTCAAGGGCGCTGGGAAGGACTGTTTCTCGGCGTTGAGTCGACCGGCGCGTGGCGAATCCTCTGCAAAGCTCGAGGAAAGCTCGCACCCGGCGAGACCATTCAACTCGTCGATCGTTTGGCGCGCGACGATTTGCAATTGCGATTGGTCGCCAAATCGGACGCGGGCATGTGGTTGGTTCGGCCGCTCGCTGACGGGCCGATCTTGGAAACGCTGGAGCGCATCGGACGAGTGCCATTGCCCAAATATATTCGCAAAGGAGAAATGATCGGCGCCGATCGCGAGCGGTATCAAACAGTTTTTGCCAAAGAGGCCGGATCTGCCGCCGCCCCGACGGCTGGCTTGCATTTCACGCCCGAACTGATTGGCCGCTTGAAAAATGCTACCATCGACGTGGCCAAAATTACGCTGCATGTTGGCCTCGGCACATTTCGGCCAATCCGAGCGACCAAACTCGATAGCCACCAAATGCACAGCGAATGGGGGCGCATCGATGGTGCGACCGCAGAGAGGCTGTCGGCAGTTCGCAAAGCCGGCGGACGCATCGTTGCCGTCGGCACAACCTCGGTGCGCGTACTGGAAACCGCCGCGGCAGACGGCGTACTCCGCCCGTGGGCGGGCCTAACCGAGCTATTTATTCGACCGCCTTATCGATTCAAAGCCGTTGATTGCCTAATGACCAACTTTCATCTGCCGCGTACAACGCTGTTGGTTCTCGCGAGCACGTTTGGCGGCGACGAATTGATTCGCCGCGCTTATCA containing:
- a CDS encoding DUF11 domain-containing protein — its product is MTLSIRSVSFAILSGLLLFACSCRSADRAGKFDLSMVSDSGPSSLAFAGLPREAYTGHPGDGYTIPGLVAPHMEAAIAGVAEVSDSEGPYQPPLRLESESSGQIQAVEPNAVQTLPPKYNGPPPMPVMYAAPWQPPGIGGSWPEDEYIFDGGDHNGGVQVRDDWSLVGLDEEDTIIHYDTLDGRTVVKPSNRVCIYAPRFAAVRQVTLPYGDNQFVRAGGVDAPIGPEREDILQPVSTTLQPVQPVAEVGDRSTVTFLEKQPPIGLIANLVVRATVDRLKPYEDFDLIRFGKIEEGEKPFIAQAVQAAITWTLDQGVQVAVDGKRANIFQGDRRAQATYFVQPGKPCLRICKIASTHSALPGEIVEFTIRFDNVGEQTIGNVTLVDDLTARLEYLESSAQASVDAEFFTDPNPQGSLVLRWEIKQPMKAGEGGIARFKCRVR
- the queA gene encoding tRNA preQ1(34) S-adenosylmethionine ribosyltransferase-isomerase QueA, with translation MNAATVSELDRYDYDLPKHLVAQAPLPSRSDARLMVVNRKHGRISHHHIRDLPDLLQSGDSLVVNDTRVLPARLVGYRQSTQGRWEGLFLGVESTGAWRILCKARGKLAPGETIQLVDRLARDDLQLRLVAKSDAGMWLVRPLADGPILETLERIGRVPLPKYIRKGEMIGADRERYQTVFAKEAGSAAAPTAGLHFTPELIGRLKNATIDVAKITLHVGLGTFRPIRATKLDSHQMHSEWGRIDGATAERLSAVRKAGGRIVAVGTTSVRVLETAAADGVLRPWAGLTELFIRPPYRFKAVDCLMTNFHLPRTTLLVLASTFGGDELIRRAYQEAIAHEYRFYSYGDAMLIV